In Arthrobacter sp. CJ23, the genomic window TGGATGACCGGCGGCAGCAAAGCCGGTCACCGGAGCACTGCGAGTTTGAAACGGAACGGGATTCCCGTGCCTCGGGTTCGGCGGAAGACGAGGCGATGGAGCTTCTGGCCCCGGGTGAAGTCCTGGCACTGCTGGACATCCTTGGCGAGGACCAGCGGGACGTCCTGGCGCTGCGGATCGTGGCTGGTCTGACGGTTGAGCAAGCTGCCGAAATCGTGGGGAAAAGCCCGGGCGCAGTCAAACAGCTGCAGCGCCGGGCTCTGATAACACTCCGTGAGCACTCGGCAGTAAAGGACTATGTGGCGCCATGACGGGCAACAATCTCGAACGCGACAAGCTTGTCGACGACGTGATGCGCGAGGCCGGCGTCCACGACGCTCCTGAGCTGAAGGCCGCGCTCCATTCCCTTGGCGCCTTTGCCTCGATGCAGGCACCCGAGCCCGGCGCCGAACTCGCCGCCCTGTTCGCTGCACCCACGGACGAGCTCAGCAAGCGCCGTTGGCTGCGCACTCACCGGCCGGCCGTTCTGGGCATCGCCGTAGTCACGGCCATGGGCCTCGGCGTGAGCGGCGTCGCCGCAGCGAGCTCGGGTTTCACGAAACAGCCGGAGTTCATGAACCGCCTGCTGGCAGGCTGGGCGCCCGGCTGGATGTCGCCCCCGCCGTCCCTGCAGCCACCGCTTCCCACCTCGGACGCACCCAAGGTCACGTCGGTGCCGGCACCCACCGTCGATCCTGCCGCCGTGCCCCCAGCAGAGGCCCTGACGGTCCCTGCAGCGCCCATCGCCACCGCACCTGCCCCGGAGCAGCGCCCAGCCATCCCGGCAGTCCCTGCAGTTCCGGGGGGTCCCGGAACACCTGCCAAGCCCGCCACCCCGGCTGTTCCGGCCGCGCCGCAGAAGGACACCGCGCAGGTGCCCAAGCTCCCCATTGCTTCCAGGACTGAACTGAAGTCCGGCGACGTGTGGCGGTTGTTGGAGCGGGACCGCCAAGTAG contains:
- a CDS encoding RNA polymerase sigma factor, with protein sequence MTDALTDDVLRALQGRDSELFRAVYQAYAGPVLGYLTAKGVADPEAVTQDVFLAVLPRISTITGGAQGLRTFVFSVAHARMVDDRRQQSRSPEHCEFETERDSRASGSAEDEAMELLAPGEVLALLDILGEDQRDVLALRIVAGLTVEQAAEIVGKSPGAVKQLQRRALITLREHSAVKDYVAP